From Deinococcus multiflagellatus, a single genomic window includes:
- a CDS encoding sulfite exporter TauE/SafE family protein, with product MIFAWIGAALIGLSLGLLGSGGSILTVPVLVYLVGEPEKLAIAESLAIVGGISLIGAIPYAMKRQIDWRSVLWFGLPGVVGTFLGAALSVYLSGVVQLLLFAVVMLLAAIMMFRPSSTRPEGQLTHHRSPLKIGAEGLGVGVLTGLVGVGGGFLIIPALVLLGGLPMGLAVGTSLLIISAKSFVGFAKYVNVLAEQNVSVNWPLILMFTVIGILGSFLGARLGKNLSNDSLKKGFAGFLVVMGVYVLATNVPKVLNPPPAAKVQVQH from the coding sequence ATGATCTTCGCCTGGATCGGCGCGGCCCTGATTGGGCTGAGCCTCGGCTTGTTGGGCTCAGGCGGGTCCATCCTGACCGTGCCGGTGCTGGTTTACCTCGTGGGCGAGCCGGAGAAACTGGCCATTGCCGAATCGCTCGCCATCGTGGGCGGGATCAGCCTGATTGGGGCGATCCCCTACGCCATGAAGCGGCAGATCGACTGGCGCTCGGTGCTGTGGTTTGGTCTTCCCGGCGTGGTGGGCACTTTTCTGGGCGCGGCGCTGAGCGTGTACCTGAGCGGCGTGGTGCAACTGCTGCTCTTCGCCGTGGTGATGCTGCTCGCCGCCATCATGATGTTCCGGCCCTCGAGCACTCGGCCGGAGGGCCAGTTGACCCACCACCGCTCGCCCCTCAAGATCGGCGCGGAAGGTCTGGGCGTCGGCGTGCTAACCGGCTTGGTGGGCGTGGGCGGCGGGTTCCTGATCATCCCCGCACTGGTGCTGCTGGGCGGCCTGCCCATGGGCCTCGCGGTGGGCACCAGCCTGCTCATCATTTCCGCCAAGAGTTTCGTGGGTTTTGCCAAGTACGTGAACGTGCTGGCTGAGCAGAACGTGTCGGTGAACTGGCCCCTGATCCTGATGTTCACCGTCATCGGCATTCTGGGGAGCTTTCTCGGGGCGCGCCTCGGCAAGAACCTTTCCAACGACAGCCTTAAAAAGGGCTTCGCTGGCTTCCTGGTCGTGATGGGTGTCTACGTTCTGGCCACCAACGTGCCCAAGGTGCTGAACCCGCCTCCCGCTGCCAAAGTGCAAGTGCAGCACTGA
- a CDS encoding DUF305 domain-containing protein, which translates to MANLALQQGQDAHMLSLSRVIITAQTSEMLDYRTWLKKRGLSGKWILWSPTQPFGTLRCSAAGPSYNRR; encoded by the coding sequence ATGGCGAATCTCGCGCTGCAGCAGGGCCAGGATGCCCACATGCTGAGCCTGTCGAGAGTCATTATTACCGCGCAGACCTCGGAAATGCTTGATTACCGCACCTGGCTCAAGAAGCGCGGCCTGTCAGGAAAGTGGATCTTGTGGTCCCCCACGCAGCCGTTTGGGACCTTGCGTTGTTCAGCAGCTGGCCCTTCTTACAACCGCAGATAG
- a CDS encoding MBL fold metallo-hydrolase encodes MYFERFYDLDLAQASYMIGCQKTGECLVVDPVRDIAQYLDEAKSQKLRVTHVTETHIHADFLSGSRELANATVAQLLLSDEGGEGWQYTYDDGNQVKLYDGDTFMVGNVRIQAVHTPGHTPEHLSFLVTDTPRGDTPSMILTGDFVFVGDLGRPDLLDEAAGGQDTRFIGARQMFASLRDTFLTLPDYVQVWPGHGSGSACGKALGAVPTTTVGYERALSWWGKLVEQGDEDAFTHELLSGQPDAPLYYGRMKTENRDGPALLDQVKPLAELSADEVKAKLAAGARLIDTRRKEEHQAAAPVGSVNIPDGGTIETWAGWLLKPDREFILLAPGNRAEALRRKLWMVGLDHVVGFIPSPEELDTAPAQPIPATELSQHPDALILDVRAKAEYEEGHIPGARQLHAGRLPWTLDTLPRDREIVVHCQGGARSAAAASLLRTEGFAVLELAGGYDAWAKSQNA; translated from the coding sequence ATGTATTTTGAACGCTTCTACGATTTGGACCTGGCCCAGGCGTCCTACATGATTGGCTGCCAGAAGACCGGCGAATGCCTGGTGGTGGACCCGGTCCGCGACATTGCCCAGTACCTCGACGAGGCGAAGAGCCAAAAGCTGCGCGTCACCCACGTGACCGAGACGCACATCCACGCCGATTTCCTGTCCGGCAGCCGCGAACTCGCCAACGCCACAGTCGCGCAGCTGCTGCTCTCCGACGAGGGCGGTGAGGGCTGGCAGTACACCTACGACGACGGCAACCAGGTCAAGCTCTATGACGGCGACACCTTCATGGTGGGCAACGTCCGCATCCAGGCCGTCCACACGCCTGGTCATACGCCAGAACACCTGAGCTTTCTGGTGACCGATACCCCCCGTGGCGATACGCCCAGCATGATCCTGACCGGCGACTTCGTCTTTGTCGGCGACCTGGGGCGCCCGGACCTGCTCGACGAAGCGGCAGGCGGGCAGGACACCCGCTTTATCGGCGCCAGGCAGATGTTCGCCTCACTGCGCGACACATTCCTGACGCTGCCCGACTACGTGCAGGTGTGGCCTGGTCACGGCTCAGGCAGCGCGTGTGGCAAGGCGTTGGGCGCGGTCCCGACAACCACGGTGGGCTACGAGCGGGCACTGAGCTGGTGGGGCAAGCTAGTGGAGCAGGGGGACGAGGACGCGTTCACCCATGAATTGCTCTCTGGCCAGCCCGATGCGCCGCTGTACTACGGCCGCATGAAGACCGAGAACCGCGACGGTCCCGCCCTGCTGGATCAGGTGAAGCCGCTCGCAGAGCTGAGCGCGGATGAGGTGAAGGCGAAGCTGGCCGCTGGTGCCCGGTTGATCGACACGCGCAGGAAAGAAGAGCACCAAGCGGCCGCGCCTGTGGGCAGCGTCAACATCCCCGACGGCGGCACGATAGAAACGTGGGCAGGATGGCTGCTGAAGCCGGACCGCGAATTCATCCTGCTGGCGCCTGGGAACCGCGCTGAAGCTCTGCGCCGAAAGCTGTGGATGGTTGGTCTGGACCATGTGGTCGGCTTTATCCCCAGCCCAGAGGAACTGGACACAGCACCTGCACAGCCCATCCCAGCGACCGAGCTGTCACAACACCCGGACGCCCTCATTTTGGACGTTCGAGCGAAGGCCGAGTACGAGGAAGGCCATATCCCTGGCGCACGGCAACTGCACGCCGGACGCCTGCCCTGGACGTTGGACACCCTGCCGCGTGACCGCGAGATCGTCGTGCATTGCCAGGGGGGGGCCAGAAGCGCCGCTGCCGCCAGCCTGCTGCGGACCGAAGGCTTCGCTGTGCTGGAACTGGCTGGGGGCTACGACGCCTGGGCGAAGAGCCAGAACGCCTGA
- a CDS encoding response regulator transcription factor — protein MPTVLIVDDDPAILEVLRAYLKAEGHTVLEAQTGPDAWSLLPRADVAVLDWMLPGLSGVQLARDARAAGLKLPILMLTGRGEEEDKLRGLDGGVDDYVVKPFSPREVTARIRALLRRVGVQDAFSVGELHIDLRSREVRLAGHRVDVSKLEFDLLATMAQHAGMAWPRERLLERVWGSDFPGTDRVVDVHITSLRRKLGDTLETPRFIETVRGVGYRFREDDTPRL, from the coding sequence ATGCCGACGGTGCTAATTGTGGACGATGATCCCGCCATTCTGGAAGTCCTGCGCGCGTACCTGAAAGCCGAGGGGCACACCGTGCTGGAAGCCCAGACAGGCCCGGACGCCTGGAGCCTGCTGCCGCGCGCGGATGTGGCGGTGCTCGACTGGATGCTGCCTGGCCTGTCCGGCGTCCAGCTCGCCCGGGACGCCCGCGCAGCCGGCCTGAAGCTCCCTATCCTGATGCTGACTGGACGGGGAGAGGAGGAGGACAAACTCCGCGGCCTGGACGGCGGCGTGGACGATTACGTGGTCAAGCCGTTTAGCCCGCGTGAAGTCACTGCCCGAATTCGCGCCCTGCTGCGCCGGGTGGGCGTGCAGGACGCCTTCAGCGTGGGCGAGCTGCACATCGACCTGCGCAGCCGGGAGGTGCGGCTCGCCGGACATCGGGTAGATGTCTCCAAACTGGAGTTTGATCTGCTCGCCACCATGGCGCAGCACGCGGGCATGGCTTGGCCCCGTGAGCGGCTCCTCGAGCGCGTTTGGGGCAGCGATTTTCCAGGCACGGACCGGGTGGTGGACGTGCACATCACCAGCCTGCGACGCAAGCTGGGTGACACTTTGGAGACTCCGCGTTTCATTGAAACCGTGCGCGGGGTGGGGTACCGATTCCGGGAGGACGACACGCCCCGCCTGTAA
- the crcB gene encoding fluoride efflux transporter CrcB, with translation MLFWLGLACGGALGALIRYGIQLALSGRLAHTPWATFPLATLLVNVAGSFALAFVVTLSLRGALSSEWRLIIGTGFIGALTTFSTLEWETYLLLRDNDMVRATLSVVANLMLGFVAVLLGRALALAWTAAR, from the coding sequence ATGCTCTTCTGGCTCGGTTTGGCTTGTGGCGGCGCCCTTGGCGCGCTCATTCGTTACGGCATTCAACTGGCCCTGAGTGGGCGACTGGCCCATACACCCTGGGCCACGTTTCCGCTGGCCACCCTGCTGGTCAATGTAGCCGGGTCGTTCGCACTGGCGTTCGTCGTGACACTGTCACTGCGCGGCGCCTTGTCCTCCGAATGGCGCCTGATCATAGGCACCGGTTTTATTGGCGCCTTGACCACCTTTTCGACCCTTGAATGGGAAACTTACCTGCTGCTGCGTGACAATGACATGGTGCGGGCCACGCTGTCGGTGGTCGCCAACTTGATGCTGGGCTTTGTGGCTGTGCTCCTGGGCCGCGCACTGGCCCTGGCCTGGACTGCTGCCCGCTGA
- a CDS encoding YeeE/YedE family protein encodes MTELLDFLHSPWPWYLGGPLIGLTVPLLLWLGNKSFGISANLRHACAILLPERAKPGFFHYDWRRERWNLMFAGGLVLGGGLAGLIFANPEPTRLSAAGAQSIQDLGVQVRPSLFPSELTDLSNPGVWLLLAFSGLLVGFGTRYGGGCTSGHAITGLSTLQGPSLIATVSFFVGGILSANLLLPLFMAVIG; translated from the coding sequence ATGACTGAACTGCTCGACTTTCTCCATTCTCCCTGGCCCTGGTACCTGGGCGGCCCCCTGATCGGCCTGACCGTCCCACTGCTGCTGTGGCTGGGCAACAAGAGCTTTGGGATCTCCGCCAATCTGCGGCACGCCTGTGCCATCCTGCTGCCCGAACGGGCCAAACCCGGTTTCTTCCACTATGACTGGCGCAGGGAACGCTGGAATCTGATGTTCGCGGGTGGGCTGGTGTTGGGTGGGGGGCTGGCGGGTCTGATCTTCGCCAACCCCGAACCCACCCGCCTGAGTGCTGCTGGCGCCCAGTCGATTCAGGACCTGGGCGTGCAGGTGCGGCCCAGCCTCTTTCCCTCAGAACTGACCGACCTGTCCAACCCCGGCGTGTGGCTGCTGCTGGCCTTCTCGGGCCTGCTGGTGGGCTTCGGCACCCGGTATGGCGGTGGGTGCACCTCCGGCCACGCGATTACCGGTCTCTCCACCCTGCAAGGCCCTTCTTTAATCGCCACCGTCTCGTTCTTTGTCGGTGGCATCCTCAGCGCAAACCTTCTCCTTCCCCTCTTCATGGCGGTCATCGGGTGA
- a CDS encoding DUF6691 family protein: MTGEASIPGVHTEPSSTTRAATGLLLYLLAGLYFGVVLVKSEAASWYRIQEMFRFESFHMFGLMGSAVFTGMVTTILLRRSGLKSRDGQTIRVTDKEKGWRRYVFGGLTFGMGWGLAGVCPGPMFVLVGAGVWPILIVLTFALLGTYLYGVLKARLPH; the protein is encoded by the coding sequence GTGACAGGTGAAGCCTCCATTCCAGGCGTCCACACCGAGCCTTCTTCCACGACCCGCGCCGCGACCGGCCTGCTGCTCTACCTCCTCGCGGGGTTGTATTTCGGTGTCGTCCTTGTGAAATCGGAGGCGGCCAGCTGGTACCGCATTCAAGAGATGTTCCGCTTCGAGTCTTTCCACATGTTCGGGCTGATGGGTTCGGCGGTCTTCACTGGGATGGTCACCACTATACTTCTGCGCCGCAGTGGCCTGAAAAGCCGGGATGGCCAGACCATCCGGGTCACGGACAAGGAGAAGGGATGGCGGCGGTACGTGTTCGGGGGCCTCACCTTTGGGATGGGCTGGGGCCTGGCCGGAGTCTGTCCTGGACCTATGTTCGTCCTAGTAGGGGCGGGCGTCTGGCCCATCCTTATCGTATTGACCTTCGCTCTCCTAGGAACCTATCTGTACGGTGTACTGAAAGCTCGCCTCCCTCATTGA
- a CDS encoding DUF305 domain-containing protein, whose amino-acid sequence MKRRALLLTLLTLSSAQAGGMDMAMPGMTHMTMPMTPSASVPGLSQMGLQMQLDMRMMMMPMISDLARLSGRSFERAFMSMMIPHHQSAIDSSRAVLERAKNEQVRAWATQIIADQTREIAEMQAQLRAYGGPNPAVMARMMQMNRMMDMPAMIRASSMPERTFLEGMLPHHAAANEKSNLALQRTQDPFVLELAEKIITAQAGEMHDFQGWLRAH is encoded by the coding sequence ATGAAGCGGCGCGCATTGCTCCTGACCCTGCTGACCTTGAGCTCCGCCCAGGCCGGTGGAATGGACATGGCCATGCCCGGCATGACCCACATGACGATGCCCATGACGCCGTCAGCGTCTGTGCCGGGGCTGTCACAGATGGGGCTGCAGATGCAACTGGACATGCGCATGATGATGATGCCGATGATCAGTGACCTCGCCCGGTTGAGTGGGCGGTCCTTCGAGCGGGCGTTCATGTCCATGATGATTCCGCACCACCAGAGCGCCATCGACAGCAGCCGCGCCGTTCTGGAGCGCGCCAAGAATGAACAGGTGCGCGCGTGGGCGACCCAGATCATCGCGGACCAGACGCGCGAGATTGCTGAGATGCAGGCCCAGCTGCGCGCGTACGGCGGGCCGAATCCGGCGGTGATGGCGCGCATGATGCAGATGAACCGCATGATGGACATGCCCGCCATGATCCGCGCGTCAAGCATGCCGGAACGCACCTTCCTGGAAGGCATGCTTCCGCACCACGCGGCCGCCAACGAGAAATCGAACCTGGCCCTGCAGCGGACGCAGGACCCCTTCGTGTTAGAGCTCGCGGAGAAGATCATCACCGCCCAGGCGGGCGAAATGCACGACTTTCAGGGGTGGCTCCGCGCGCATTAA
- a CDS encoding metal-sensitive transcriptional regulator produces MSVPVSDHQAEKVRILNRLRRLEGQVRGLQKMVEEEKNCVDVMTLYAGVKSALESTGDVILETYVAQCQARGERPADLVKLLKLSR; encoded by the coding sequence ATGTCTGTGCCCGTCAGCGACCATCAAGCCGAGAAAGTCAGAATCCTCAACCGTCTGCGCCGCCTGGAAGGTCAAGTCCGGGGGCTCCAGAAAATGGTCGAGGAGGAGAAGAACTGCGTAGACGTCATGACGCTGTACGCCGGTGTCAAGAGTGCGCTGGAATCCACCGGAGACGTGATTCTGGAAACCTATGTGGCGCAGTGCCAGGCACGGGGTGAGCGTCCCGCCGATCTCGTGAAGCTTCTGAAGTTGTCCCGCTGA
- a CDS encoding VIT1/CCC1 transporter family protein → MTSRRDQTFILQKIQPALLGLMDGSVSTLAPIFAAAGLTGRPIDAFYVGLAASVGAAISMGLAEALSDDGVVSGRGTPLARGVITGVATVLGGMLHTFPFLLPDLRVALTLAYAVVLIELVVIAYIRWHYMRSPLGQTIFQVIVGGAVVFAVGVWLGQLGARA, encoded by the coding sequence ATGACCTCGCGCCGTGATCAGACCTTCATCCTTCAGAAAATTCAGCCTGCTCTGCTGGGGCTGATGGACGGATCAGTCAGCACCCTTGCGCCGATCTTCGCAGCGGCGGGCTTGACTGGCCGTCCCATTGACGCCTTCTACGTTGGCCTCGCCGCATCTGTCGGCGCGGCCATCAGCATGGGCCTCGCGGAGGCGCTCAGCGATGACGGCGTGGTCTCTGGACGGGGCACGCCCCTGGCCAGGGGGGTCATCACCGGCGTCGCCACCGTGCTGGGCGGCATGCTGCACACCTTTCCGTTTCTGCTGCCGGACCTGCGCGTCGCCCTGACGCTGGCCTACGCAGTGGTGCTCATCGAGCTCGTGGTCATCGCTTACATTCGCTGGCACTACATGCGGTCACCGCTGGGGCAGACCATTTTTCAGGTGATCGTGGGCGGGGCGGTCGTCTTTGCGGTCGGTGTCTGGCTTGGCCAGTTGGGGGCGCGCGCCTAG
- a CDS encoding heavy metal translocating P-type ATPase, with protein MTHHPHASSPSTAPLEVALRTCHSGTDLQDAERFLRGLPGVRDVHLDRTRSVAHVWIDPGQTDEAQVRAQLEQAGYACTCEQATGGTPSPNTAHDHHRTPAADQHGAHLAAEHASHDEHAGHGADMVSDMLRRFVGSLLLTLPAVLYSPIGEAIGFTTMPPFGLGMNVFGLLLTTPVVWWGGWPFISAAWRALRRGEANMMTLIALGILVSYAYSLWATLALNSQDVFFEAAAMLTTFSLLGHWLEMRSRFATGRAVEALLRLAPATARVVRAGTEIEIPVEQVVTGDIVVIRPGDRVPVDGEVVSGASFVDESMLTGEPVPVEKTPGEKVTAGTVNQNGAFGFRATAVGADTALARIVGLVQNAQASKAPAQRLADTAGKYLVFVALGSGLIAFLAWMLLGQSVVFALTAAVSAIVIACPDALALATPTAITVGVGRGAQAGVLFKNASALEATAGVTTVIFDKTGTLTEGKPALTDLKPAPGVSEETLLATAASADRPSQHPLAEAIVRGAQDRGLSLSEPEGFESIPGRGVQATVNGRRVLVGNRALMTQAGITLGQAEEEASRLASDGKTAMFVAADGQFLGVIAVADRVRESARAVVTQLQALGVKTAMLTGDNERTAQAVGRQLGLDTVIADVLPEQKAAQVQALQAKGERVAMVGDGVNDAPALAQAEVGIAIGAGTDVAVETADVVLVHSDPAAVAASIVLARRVQRKIRQNLFWAAIYNVLAIPFAAGVLYPAYGVLLRPEWAALLMSASTLIVTANALLLRRGVIMPFRTLRTAPIP; from the coding sequence ATGACCCACCACCCGCACGCGTCTTCTCCTTCCACAGCTCCCCTAGAAGTGGCGCTGCGCACCTGTCACAGCGGGACTGACCTGCAGGACGCTGAACGCTTCCTCCGGGGGCTGCCCGGCGTGCGCGACGTGCACCTGGACCGGACCCGGAGCGTCGCGCACGTCTGGATAGACCCAGGGCAGACGGATGAAGCTCAGGTGCGCGCGCAGCTGGAGCAGGCCGGGTACGCCTGCACCTGCGAGCAGGCGACCGGAGGCACTCCATCGCCCAACACCGCGCACGACCACCACCGCACGCCTGCCGCCGACCAGCATGGGGCTCACCTCGCAGCAGAACACGCTTCCCACGACGAGCACGCCGGACACGGTGCGGACATGGTCTCCGACATGCTGCGCCGCTTCGTGGGCTCGCTGCTGCTGACCCTTCCAGCGGTGCTGTACTCCCCGATTGGGGAAGCCATCGGCTTTACCACCATGCCGCCCTTCGGCCTGGGCATGAATGTCTTCGGGCTGCTGCTGACCACACCGGTCGTGTGGTGGGGCGGGTGGCCGTTTATTTCGGCCGCGTGGCGTGCCCTGCGGCGGGGCGAAGCGAACATGATGACCCTGATCGCCCTGGGCATCCTGGTGTCGTACGCCTATTCGCTCTGGGCCACCCTGGCGCTGAACTCGCAGGACGTGTTCTTTGAAGCAGCTGCCATGCTCACCACCTTTTCCCTCCTCGGCCACTGGCTGGAGATGCGCTCCCGGTTCGCCACGGGCCGCGCGGTGGAAGCTCTGCTGCGACTGGCCCCTGCGACCGCCCGGGTGGTCCGTGCAGGCACCGAAATCGAAATTCCTGTCGAGCAGGTCGTCACGGGCGACATCGTGGTCATCCGCCCGGGCGACCGGGTGCCGGTCGACGGCGAAGTGGTGAGCGGGGCGTCCTTTGTCGACGAGAGCATGCTCACGGGCGAACCCGTCCCTGTCGAAAAAACCCCAGGTGAGAAGGTCACGGCTGGGACCGTCAACCAGAATGGCGCGTTCGGGTTCCGCGCGACGGCGGTCGGTGCCGACACGGCCCTGGCGCGCATCGTGGGGCTGGTCCAGAACGCTCAGGCAAGCAAGGCGCCCGCCCAGCGCTTGGCCGACACCGCTGGGAAGTACCTGGTGTTCGTGGCGCTGGGCAGCGGCCTGATCGCCTTCCTGGCCTGGATGCTGCTGGGACAGAGCGTCGTCTTTGCCCTGACGGCTGCGGTGTCGGCCATCGTGATCGCCTGCCCAGACGCACTCGCCCTGGCCACACCGACCGCCATCACGGTCGGCGTGGGCCGTGGCGCGCAGGCTGGGGTGCTGTTCAAGAACGCCTCCGCTCTGGAAGCCACCGCAGGCGTCACCACCGTCATTTTCGATAAAACCGGCACGCTGACCGAAGGCAAGCCTGCCCTCACGGACCTGAAGCCTGCACCTGGCGTGTCTGAGGAGACCCTGCTGGCCACGGCGGCGTCGGCGGACCGGCCCTCACAGCACCCCCTGGCGGAAGCCATTGTGCGCGGCGCCCAGGACCGGGGTCTTTCCCTGAGTGAACCCGAAGGCTTCGAGTCCATCCCCGGACGGGGCGTACAGGCCACGGTCAATGGGCGGCGCGTGCTGGTCGGGAATAGGGCCCTGATGACGCAGGCGGGCATCACTCTTGGCCAGGCCGAAGAAGAGGCGTCCAGGCTGGCGTCTGATGGCAAAACGGCCATGTTCGTGGCAGCAGATGGACAGTTCCTGGGCGTCATTGCGGTCGCTGACCGGGTGCGGGAGTCCGCCCGTGCGGTGGTAACGCAGCTGCAGGCCCTGGGTGTGAAGACGGCCATGCTTACAGGAGATAATGAACGGACCGCGCAGGCTGTGGGACGCCAGCTGGGCCTGGACACGGTCATCGCAGACGTCCTGCCCGAGCAGAAGGCCGCCCAGGTACAGGCCCTGCAGGCCAAAGGCGAGCGCGTGGCCATGGTGGGGGACGGGGTCAATGATGCGCCGGCCCTCGCGCAGGCCGAGGTGGGCATTGCGATTGGGGCCGGCACGGACGTGGCGGTGGAGACGGCGGACGTGGTGCTCGTGCACAGTGATCCGGCGGCCGTGGCGGCCAGCATTGTCCTGGCGCGGCGCGTGCAGCGCAAGATCCGGCAGAACCTGTTCTGGGCGGCGATCTACAACGTGCTCGCCATTCCGTTCGCGGCGGGTGTGCTGTACCCGGCGTACGGGGTGCTGCTGCGCCCGGAGTGGGCCGCACTCCTCATGAGTGCCAGCACCCTGATCGTGACCGCCAATGCGCTGCTGCTGAGACGGGGCGTCATCATGCCATTCCGAACGCTTCGAACGGCGCCAATCCCTTAA
- a CDS encoding SH3 domain-containing protein has protein sequence MNVHFTTRGISLRAGPSAQMPLATLLQGARVNLISGAAIWCRVSWQGDSRYVAQAYLRL, from the coding sequence TTGAATGTTCACTTCACGACCAGGGGCATCAGTCTGCGTGCTGGTCCGAGCGCCCAGATGCCGCTGGCCACGCTCCTTCAGGGGGCGCGGGTGAACCTGATCAGCGGTGCGGCCATCTGGTGCCGGGTGTCCTGGCAGGGCGACAGCAGGTACGTCGCGCAGGCCTATCTGCGGTTGTAA
- a CDS encoding rhodanese-like domain-containing protein has translation MTYQDIFTTELERKKRNGARLVDVREHEEYMAGHIPGATNLPLSELIGRADEIEPTTILICASGNRSSQAAAYLVSQGKTGVMNLSGGTAAWSREGRDLNRGEQP, from the coding sequence ATGACCTACCAAGACATCTTTACCACCGAACTTGAAAGGAAGAAGCGCAATGGCGCCCGCTTGGTCGACGTGCGTGAGCATGAGGAGTACATGGCCGGACACATTCCCGGCGCCACCAACCTCCCGCTCAGCGAACTGATTGGCCGTGCGGACGAGATAGAGCCGACCACCATCCTGATCTGCGCCAGCGGGAATCGTTCCTCACAGGCCGCTGCTTACCTTGTCTCTCAGGGCAAGACCGGAGTGATGAATCTTTCGGGTGGCACGGCGGCCTGGAGTCGTGAGGGCCGTGACCTCAACCGGGGCGAGCAGCCATGA
- a CDS encoding class I SAM-dependent methyltransferase has protein sequence MNDPSHKRDKHSEALQYWEARYRDNPRPWTGRPNALLARWVQVQALTPGTALDLGCSEGNSAVWMATQGWQVTGADISKTALERADRHAAQAGVTDRTTFEQHDLEHSFPAGQFDLVYALYLQSPVAFARDLVLRKASDAVQPGGLLLVIEHASGPSWSSKVVPYPTVQEALDTIGLNLDLWDVILQDTVERALTEMTGPNGEVGTTKDNILALRRKHEQKR, from the coding sequence ATGAATGACCCCTCTCACAAACGCGACAAGCACAGTGAAGCCCTGCAGTACTGGGAAGCCCGATATCGGGACAACCCACGCCCGTGGACCGGGCGCCCCAACGCTCTCCTGGCGAGATGGGTGCAAGTGCAAGCGTTGACGCCCGGCACCGCACTTGATCTTGGCTGCAGTGAGGGGAACAGCGCGGTCTGGATGGCCACCCAAGGTTGGCAAGTCACCGGTGCGGACATCTCAAAGACCGCCCTGGAGCGTGCCGACCGGCACGCAGCTCAGGCCGGCGTGACTGACCGCACCACATTCGAGCAACACGATCTGGAGCACAGCTTCCCCGCAGGTCAGTTCGACCTGGTTTACGCGCTGTATCTCCAATCACCAGTGGCGTTTGCACGTGATCTCGTGCTCCGCAAAGCTTCTGATGCCGTGCAGCCGGGCGGGCTGCTTCTGGTCATTGAGCACGCCTCCGGACCCTCATGGTCAAGCAAGGTCGTGCCGTACCCCACCGTCCAGGAAGCCTTGGATACGATCGGCCTGAACCTTGACCTGTGGGACGTGATTTTGCAGGACACCGTGGAGCGTGCGCTGACCGAAATGACTGGTCCAAATGGCGAAGTGGGCACCACCAAGGACAACATTCTGGCGCTCAGGCGAAAACACGAGCAGAAACGCTGA
- a CDS encoding Rrf2 family transcriptional regulator, translating into MKRDSRLSGVLHILLHMAQHQGPLTSEMLAKAMDTNPVVVRRIMGRLRDKGYVRSEKGHGGGWTLGCDLTAVTLRDIYTALGCPSLLAIGNRTEAPGCLVEQAVNAALNQAFRDAEALLLARLGEVTLATLSADLHHHAADGPLTLDRVHAS; encoded by the coding sequence ATGAAACGTGATAGTCGACTGTCTGGGGTGCTCCACATCCTGCTGCACATGGCGCAGCATCAGGGACCCCTGACGTCTGAGATGTTGGCAAAAGCCATGGACACCAACCCAGTGGTCGTCCGGCGAATCATGGGCAGACTGCGAGACAAGGGCTACGTCCGCTCTGAAAAAGGTCACGGTGGTGGCTGGACCTTGGGCTGTGACCTGACAGCCGTGACCCTGAGAGACATCTACACCGCCCTCGGCTGTCCTTCACTGCTCGCCATCGGCAACCGGACGGAGGCGCCCGGTTGTCTGGTGGAGCAGGCCGTGAACGCAGCGCTCAATCAAGCCTTTCGTGACGCAGAGGCACTGTTGCTGGCCCGCCTTGGCGAAGTCACCCTGGCCACACTCAGCGCTGACCTTCACCACCACGCTGCAGACGGGCCCTTGACCCTGGACCGTGTGCATGCGTCGTGA